GCCACGTTCTTGGGGCCGACTTGAGGTTCATCAACTTCTCACCGGCCCGGGCGGCCTGCATGGCCAACGAGTACAGCTGCAGTAACTGCTGGGGGTCGTTGGTGCCATCATACGCGGGAGGCAGAGCAGGCCGGAACTTGCTTGGCCAAAACACCTGGTCTAGCTCCGGAGTAAAGGCCACACACCCGTGACCATATCCGGCGGGCAGGAATGTTGGCAGTATACCTGGGGAAACCTCGAGCCGGGCCgggttcgggccgggcttcataaaagcgCGAtggtcaaacctgaagcccgagcccggcccaaCCCGAAGCACATAAAATAGGCCATtcaagcattaaaataattattttcggaataaataaatgtattttaCTCCACAAGCTCCCTGTACAAAATTATTAACTTCCGAGGGGTGACTCTTCTGTTTATCCCTGCCGTGTGGTCGCTTAATGTTCCCCCAAAGATTCACATCTTTCTCTGGTTGGTCAGTAAAGACAAGATAATGACTAGAGATAACTTGCTAAAAAGACATATTCATAAACCTCTTGATTGTGTTTTTTGTACCGAAAATGAATTTGTCcatcacttatttttttagtGCATTGTTGCTAAACACCTTTGGGCCACTGTTTCTACCATTCTTGGCAGACATTTGGGGTCTAATTTTGAGTCTATTGCCAGTTTATGGATTGCCAATAAAAAGCTATCTGTTATCAACAGTGTCCGTCCTGCAGTTCTGTGGAGCATTTGGACTTTTCGCaataacatgatttttgatAACCAACTTTGGATTTCCTCTAAACAGATTTGGTGGTTAATCCTGCAGTCACTCCGGAAATGGTCGCTGCTATTCAGAGATTTTGTGCTGGACAGAGTGGACTCCTTCTGCCAAGAGGTGTCTCATATACTGGGAATGCCTCTGCTACTGCCTTGGATTTAAGTGTGCCTCTCTCTGGCTCCTCCCCTACTGTTTCTGTGTTACCAGGTACCTTTCCTCCGCCAACGGGCACACCTGAGATGAAGCTCGTGGTGACGTCGGGCAGCCCGGTTTAAGTCCTTGAACAGGGCTTGACTCCCCAGGCTGGACTTCTGCAGCAGGAGGTGATCAGGTCCAAGCTGAGCGAGGTCGTCCGCCAATTCTCTACTCCGGCCGACGCTGCACCAGATCATATTTAGCGCTCTGCAAAATTCTGTAATTCGCTGCTGTGTGCTCAGCTTGTAACcgccccccctccccccgtcCCGCTGTTCTCTTTTTCCGAATTGTTTACTATCTTGTTGTTGAACATGTTTGCTACAGACCTGGTTTCTTAAATCTAAGGAGCTGGGAGGCCTTGGGCCTCCTGTTGatctaaaaaataaatgtattttaGACCtatttttgctaaaaaaaactcaatttaAGTCATTTCGGGGTTTTTTCgggctttcgggccgggctttgGGCAAAAAAGTGAAGCCCGGGCCCAGCACGGTACAccgggcttcgggccgggccacccatgcccaggtatagcTGGCAGCTCCGGTTGTCGGTCCGCAATAGCGCGACGCTGATGTTGTTGCTGCTCAATGCGCACCCAGGCTTCGACGTTCCGCCGCTCGATGATGATCTCCCGGACGTGTTCTACCGAAGGATTGTCCGTGcgggatgaggaggaagaagatgacatgGAGATGCGGTCCTCCTCGCCAGCACCACGCCCTCGGGGATGGGGCAGTGGCACCATCCCGCGATACGCAACCCCTTCATCTTCTAGTGGGTCGTGCAGCCTAGGAGGCTCGCGACTTCCCACCGCCGACCTGGGGGCAGGCTCCCCTCGAGCGAACTCCAAGAGCTCCTCCTGACCCCACGCCCAGTTGTCATGCTCGGGGGTCCCATGAGGTATCTCATACCACGGGATCACCTGGAGCGCAGCGAGTGCCTTGGACCGAGTGCAAACCCCCACCAGCCGCTCCTGGCTCACGCTGGGCCCGCCTGTGGCCGGGCGTGGCTTGTCAATCGGGATGTGGCTATTTGAGTAGGCCAAGCCCGTTCGCTGCGACCCATGCCGATGCTCACTCCCATGGCGGTGATGTGGGTCCTTGATCGCAGGCAGGGGATTGTTTGGGGGATTTCCCCGCTCCCCCCCCTGCACACCGGGGCAGACTGGGAAGCGCCGCCCGTACGAACGCACGCTGGGTGGTGGTCCCAACCGCCGGGAACGGGGAAGGCAACGATAACTCCCCATACGGCCGCGGCAGCGACACTTCCCTTGCATGGGGCCACGAGCCCAACGCCACATCCCGCGACCGGGTGTGCTTTGTTGGCGGGTCATCGGCGACCGCCTTCAGATCCTTCCTCGGAGCCATCAGTGGCGCGACGCTTGGCTGGATGCCGACTCGAACCGAACCGCTGCCCATGCAACCCGCGCGCTCCCTACGTGCTACGCCAGATGCCGGTGCCTGAACTCCGACATCGGGGATGCTGCACACCCCCTTTGGTTCGTGGAGGGCGCGGGAGCTGCGTTGGGGGCGAGTAATAAACAAACACAAAAGGCATGccggatttacccaggttcaggccgcCGGAGCTTAATACCCTATTTCCTGCTTGTTTGTGTTCTTCGCTGTAATGAAGTGGCTACACGGTCCCCAGGGCCCTCTGCTATCTCTCGGTGGCTCCTACTACAGAGTTCTACTCTCCTTTTCTCCCAAGTGTAGCCTGGATCTAACCTTTCTACTCTGCCCTTGGTCCTCCTTTCATATGGCAAGGGGATCCCACAACTTGGGCACGCTACCTCAACACGTGTCGTGTGCGGCGGTGGACGATGTAGTGTCGGAGCCCTTCCTCCACACACCTCCCCATGTCCTGTGCCAATAGGACTGGACGCACTGCCCAGTCAGCCCTGGCCTGGTCAGGTCTTGTCTCGTCGATGAACATGTGAGATTCCCCACCTGTACGCACCTGGCATGGCCCTTACTTTTCTTTGCAAAGCCATTGAATGCGCGCAGGAGCGGCGTGCCACGCGTTCGTCGTATCGTGTGCTCGTGCGTCCCTTCCGTGAGAGCCAGCATCGGCGGGTGCCTGGCTTACAAGGCTCAACCTTCCAGGGAGGGGTACTCCCGGGGCCCGGCTGCGACAACGCACCGGTGACTACACCTCCGGTGACATTTCCGCAGCTAGGTCTCTGTGGTGcccctccttcttcttcacttGTGCTCCGAGCAAGCTGCGTTGGGTCTTTTATAGCAAAGGCTAGGCATCGGGTTTTGGTCCCTTTCCTGCCTCGAGGTTCGCTCCTTGACCGGGTAGCTGGCATTTACCCTTTGCATTGTAACTTGCACCATTTCCCACACGCCCGTGACGAGTAGCACCCCCGGGGCCATGGGTGCGACAGAATGGGATGTCGCTCATTTCAAGTAGTCAAATGACTTCAAGCCATAGAATTCATCCAAATAATGCCACCCCTTGCCGAATACCATGACCTCTTTGAAACGAGCGACCTGCACCCTCCATTCGCAGTGTTTGCAAGTCCGGATCATGACTATCCTAGGCACGTGGCCAGCTTAGCCTTGACGAACTCGTCCGAGATGACAAGCATGTGCAAGTTAGCATGTTCCAAGTGGAAAACACAGCGCTTAGGATGCACAGCTATGAAAAGGCCGACCCACCTGCGCCCTCTCATTGGACCGGCAGAGCTGCCCATCGCCTTCACTGCCTCTTCTCTCTCCGACACCCGAGGCTTCACCGTCCAAATTACCTAAACGCATCATATTATTGATTCATCGACCATGTTTAACCGAAACACGTGTACATCTAGCACAATTAAATTAATGCATCATCTGCATCAAGAATAACACTACGATCCACAGGATTAGAGTGAATTCCACTGGTCGATCGACCAGAGAttgatgtgcatgcatgcatgtagaaaTCTCTTAGGCTTGGGTAAAAACCACAATAGATCCTCCAAATCTAACCTCATTGCACATTTGCACTAGCTTCGCGAAGGCGCGGTACTTACAGGGTAGGCATATGGACCGTGCACCGCCAAAGATGCACCCACCGTCGCTGATGAAAAGCCAGGAGCGGTACTTCCTAGAGTTAGTGTTAATTGGGTTAGAGGGGTAATATTCTAGGTAGGGGTGTTACAACGACACATGAGCAGACACCAACTaaaaattaatactcccttTTAAGTGCCGCAACTTTTcctagatacgcatgtatctagacgtgtttTATTACGCAGGTACAtggcacggagggagtagatagtACGAGATATGTTCTGGTCATCGATTGTCTTCAATAGAGATCTTTCAAACAACATAGGAGCATTAATTTCTTTCCATTTACTCACCCTTCCCTGTAAATTAGTGTAGTATTGATTTCTTTCCAATTGCTGACCCTCCCCTTTAAATTAGTGAAGTATTGATTTCTGTCCAATTACTTGCACCCCCCTTTAAATTAGAGGAGTATTGATTCCTCTCCAATTTTACTGATCCGGCAGTTTCTTCTCCACATGCATAATTGACGACACAATGACCATGAGTAAGATGGTGACGAACCAATTTGCCTTAGTATTCCTCTTCTTCCGTCCTCCTCTTCGCGGGAGGCGAAGGCACTCCATCGGCCATCATCTCCAAGACCTGCGCCGAAGCATCCAACTCCACCACGTTCGTGCACTACGACTTCTGTGTCGGCGTGCTGATAGCAGacccggcagcggcggctgccAATAGCACCCGCGTGCTGGCCATCATTGCCACGAAGCTTGTGGTGGATAACATCACATCGACGGTGTTGGTGCTGGAGGACCTCATGTACAACATCGCAGGGTGCCTGGGAAACTACGGCGAGATCAACCACACAGTGAAGACGGCGGTAGACGAAATCCACGCCGGGCGCACGGAGGCGGCTGCCGGTAAGTTGTCTGGTGCTGCCGGTAAGCCGGGCAAGTGTGACTCGTCCTTCTCCAAGAGGAGCGCCAAGAAGAACCCTATGA
The Brachypodium distachyon strain Bd21 chromosome 2, Brachypodium_distachyon_v3.0, whole genome shotgun sequence genome window above contains:
- the LOC112270696 gene encoding uncharacterized protein LOC112270696; this encodes MPRYSWQLRLSVRNSATLMLLLLNAHPGFDVPPLDDDLPDVFYRRIYSSSSVLLFAGGEGTPSAIISKTCAEASNSTTFVHYDFCVGVLIADPAAAAANSTRVLAIIATKLVVDNITSTVLVLEDLMYNIAGCLGNYGEINHTVKTAVDEIHAGRTEAAAGKLSGAAGKPGKCDSSFSKRSAKKNPMSKENQDAGSLSYMAYGITMEALQGKFLATADASSATITKACAGLSNFTTHVDYDFCVLALAADLAAGVAKDARALAVVAANLAVANVSATLLVLDDLHESLTACLSAYKWMANMLVTAACNIHAGHAQTASGLLSIAVGDPELCDMRLFMGSAKKNPMTKENNDAISLSYLAAAIADRLYAS